Proteins encoded by one window of Flagellimonas lutaonensis:
- a CDS encoding GyrI-like domain-containing protein encodes MKKISAVVAIVIIGILVGYLFLWPQDYQIRFNVNTFPGAINQTLKVWNKNLDNPGEIVQGATIEQLRQTLTFGDSTHIYKWRIKRLTDSTSRVIVNIKDMDHSLMNKIKVPFMDTDFEKRSRKTVLDFSELLTQHIDRFKVTIVGESEVPTTYAAYVTIKTTQHKKAAGMMDNLPLLSNAMLEHGVEPNGPPLIEVLDWNMKTDSVTYNFCFPIVRSEKLPIHPEIKYKRVFSKKALKAIYNGNYITSDRAWYALLHYAKKNNIEVDRKPVEIFYNNPNTGGDEVNWKAEIFMPIKETHE; translated from the coding sequence GTGAAAAAAATAAGCGCTGTCGTTGCCATTGTTATCATTGGTATATTGGTCGGGTATCTCTTTTTATGGCCCCAAGACTATCAAATACGTTTTAATGTCAACACGTTTCCGGGGGCCATCAACCAAACGCTTAAGGTATGGAACAAAAATCTTGACAACCCCGGCGAGATCGTTCAGGGCGCAACCATTGAGCAGCTTAGGCAGACCCTCACGTTTGGCGATTCAACGCATATCTACAAATGGCGCATTAAACGATTGACCGATTCAACCTCAAGGGTCATAGTGAACATAAAAGACATGGACCACAGTCTGATGAACAAGATCAAGGTGCCCTTTATGGATACAGATTTTGAGAAAAGGTCACGAAAGACCGTGTTGGATTTCAGCGAGCTGCTGACCCAGCATATAGACCGGTTCAAGGTCACCATTGTAGGTGAAAGTGAGGTGCCGACCACCTATGCCGCCTATGTCACCATAAAGACCACACAACACAAAAAGGCGGCAGGCATGATGGATAACCTTCCTTTGCTATCGAATGCAATGCTTGAACATGGAGTAGAACCTAACGGGCCACCACTAATTGAAGTGCTCGATTGGAACATGAAGACCGACAGTGTCACCTATAATTTCTGTTTTCCGATCGTACGGTCAGAAAAACTACCCATCCATCCTGAAATAAAATATAAACGCGTTTTTTCAAAAAAAGCCTTGAAAGCCATCTACAATGGCAACTACATCACCTCTGACAGGGCTTGGTACGCCCTTCTACATTATGCCAAAAAAAACAATATTGAGGTAGATCGCAAGCCGGTCGAGATCTTTTACAACAACCCCAACACAGGGGGCGATGAGGTCAACTGGAAGGCCG
- a CDS encoding VCBS repeat-containing protein, translating to MNRHLTYIICFLMMVACKKGGDLFKNPSPNKTGITFANTITETDDLNILDYLYFYNGGGVAVGDINNDGLVDIFFSGNQVKNKLYLNKGNLRFEDITEKAGVEGNSTWNTGAVMGDVNGDGLLDIYVCAVVGINGFRGHNELYINQGDLTFSESSAQYGLDFDSYSSGAAFLDYDLDGDLDIYLLNHAVHTSESYGTADLRHQRNYETGDKLLRNDNGRFVDVSEEAGIYGGINGYGLGVAVSDFNQDGYPDIYVGNDFHEDDYYYLNNQDGTFTESSKKYFGHTSRFSMGSDVADINQDGLPDLISLDMLPEDEVALKSSEGDDNIQTQKLRTEQYGYHYQFTRNMLYVNQPDGNYLETAMLSGVAATDWSWSALFGDFDQDGRQDLFVSNGIPKRPNDLDYIKFLSSDQIQNKINNTKLVDQKAIDMMPSGAVHNYVFKGIGNLGFEDKSGQWIASDTLISGATAWGDFDNDGDIDLVANNLNRPATLYINQTDDDSNYLKIHLKYKGPNPFGVGTKVVSYHNGELQYKELYTCRGFQASSEPIIHFGYGNAKKIDSLKIIWPDKTFQLLADIPVNQTLEISPKNVGPFDYKALKPKTRQLFTKVKGNLGIDYRHIEDPYIDFNREKLIPYKISDRGPALAVGDLNGDGMDDIYLGGSKFIASKTYLAQDSTYVEKKWPTLAQDSVQEIIDAQIADFNGDGSNDIFLTAGGGDFFGSSPALLDSYFLAKDSTFTKQSLPEIYQNSSVVRAQDFDDDGDLDVFIGGHTLTSKFGAPASSHLLENQNGHFSLVNGSVFALQGMVTDAVWSDFNSDGKIDLIVVGEWMAPRYFKNTGNSFVEEHKLELNGLWQSIAPFDIDHDGDVDYLLGNWGTNSKFKASSTHPLKMYFADFDGNGQTETVTAIEKDGHYYTLEGLDGLADQMVFLRKKFNNYKSFAGKKLEEIFDRKLLDGATLLTVSELRSGYLKNEQGQFMFVPFAAPMQVSPIMAFTVHDFDGDGQDEILAGGNYFGVKPYQGRFDSFPGALIESENDVILGSQIGLDFTQKSVRHLTILERGNKKFLLVTYNNDRAEVYEFNNKNNEDEK from the coding sequence ATGAATAGGCACCTAACGTATATCATATGTTTTTTAATGATGGTGGCCTGTAAAAAGGGCGGCGACCTCTTTAAAAATCCTTCGCCCAACAAAACGGGCATAACCTTTGCCAATACCATTACCGAAACCGATGATCTGAACATATTGGATTATCTCTATTTCTATAATGGGGGCGGGGTTGCCGTGGGCGATATCAACAATGACGGCCTTGTCGACATCTTTTTCAGCGGCAACCAAGTGAAGAACAAGTTGTACCTGAACAAAGGAAACCTACGGTTCGAGGACATCACTGAAAAAGCGGGTGTCGAAGGCAACAGCACCTGGAACACAGGGGCCGTTATGGGTGATGTGAACGGCGATGGCCTTTTGGATATTTATGTATGCGCCGTTGTGGGCATCAACGGTTTTAGGGGGCATAATGAACTGTACATCAACCAAGGCGATTTGACATTCTCGGAAAGCTCGGCCCAATACGGTCTTGATTTCGATTCGTACAGCTCGGGTGCCGCTTTCTTGGACTATGACCTCGATGGCGATCTAGACATCTACTTGCTCAACCATGCTGTACATACCTCAGAATCGTACGGTACCGCTGATCTTCGCCACCAACGAAACTACGAGACCGGCGATAAATTACTTCGTAACGATAACGGCAGGTTTGTAGATGTCAGTGAAGAAGCGGGCATCTACGGGGGCATCAACGGCTACGGATTGGGTGTCGCGGTCTCTGATTTCAACCAAGACGGATACCCTGACATTTATGTGGGAAACGATTTCCATGAAGACGATTATTATTATCTGAACAACCAAGACGGTACGTTTACCGAAAGCAGCAAGAAGTATTTTGGCCATACAAGCCGTTTTTCCATGGGCAGTGACGTGGCCGACATCAACCAAGACGGACTTCCAGACCTGATTTCTTTGGATATGTTGCCAGAAGACGAGGTGGCCCTGAAATCTTCGGAAGGGGATGATAACATACAAACGCAAAAATTGCGCACCGAACAGTACGGTTACCACTACCAGTTCACACGAAACATGCTGTATGTGAACCAGCCCGACGGCAATTATTTGGAGACCGCCATGCTCAGTGGGGTGGCCGCCACCGATTGGAGTTGGAGCGCCCTTTTCGGCGATTTTGACCAAGATGGACGGCAAGACCTCTTTGTCTCAAACGGTATTCCCAAACGACCCAATGATTTGGATTATATCAAATTTTTATCAAGCGACCAGATCCAGAACAAAATCAACAATACGAAATTGGTCGACCAAAAGGCCATTGACATGATGCCTTCGGGTGCCGTGCACAACTATGTTTTTAAAGGAATCGGGAATCTCGGCTTTGAGGACAAATCAGGGCAGTGGATAGCATCTGACACACTCATTTCGGGTGCTACGGCCTGGGGAGATTTCGACAATGATGGCGACATTGACCTAGTGGCCAACAATCTGAACAGGCCCGCCACCCTTTACATCAATCAAACAGACGACGATTCAAACTATCTCAAAATTCATCTAAAATACAAGGGGCCAAATCCTTTCGGGGTGGGCACTAAAGTGGTATCGTACCACAATGGTGAGCTTCAATACAAAGAATTATATACTTGCCGTGGGTTTCAAGCCTCATCGGAGCCCATCATCCATTTTGGGTATGGCAATGCCAAGAAGATTGACTCCCTTAAAATCATTTGGCCCGATAAAACCTTTCAATTGCTGGCTGACATTCCGGTAAACCAAACCCTCGAGATTTCACCGAAGAACGTGGGTCCTTTCGACTATAAGGCTTTAAAGCCCAAAACCAGGCAACTGTTCACCAAGGTGAAAGGCAACTTGGGTATTGATTATAGGCATATTGAAGACCCGTACATTGATTTCAACCGTGAAAAATTGATCCCCTACAAGATATCAGATAGGGGCCCGGCCCTAGCAGTGGGCGATTTGAACGGTGACGGCATGGACGATATTTATCTTGGCGGGTCAAAGTTCATTGCATCCAAAACATACTTGGCGCAAGATTCAACTTATGTCGAAAAAAAATGGCCAACTTTGGCACAAGATTCCGTACAGGAAATCATCGATGCCCAAATTGCCGATTTCAACGGTGATGGAAGCAACGATATTTTTCTGACCGCTGGCGGGGGTGATTTTTTTGGTTCTTCCCCTGCCCTGTTGGACTCTTATTTTTTGGCAAAAGACTCGACTTTCACAAAACAATCCCTCCCTGAAATTTACCAAAACAGTTCTGTGGTGCGGGCCCAAGATTTTGATGACGACGGTGACCTTGATGTTTTTATCGGTGGCCACACGCTGACCTCTAAATTTGGTGCTCCGGCCAGCTCCCATTTACTGGAAAACCAAAACGGCCACTTCAGCTTGGTCAATGGTTCGGTATTTGCCCTACAAGGTATGGTGACCGATGCCGTATGGAGTGATTTCAACTCAGATGGCAAAATAGACCTGATCGTGGTGGGCGAATGGATGGCACCCAGATACTTCAAGAACACCGGCAATTCGTTTGTGGAAGAGCACAAACTTGAATTAAACGGTCTGTGGCAAAGCATCGCGCCTTTTGATATTGACCACGATGGCGATGTCGATTACCTATTGGGCAATTGGGGAACCAACTCTAAATTCAAGGCATCTTCTACCCATCCCTTAAAGATGTACTTTGCCGACTTTGATGGCAACGGACAGACGGAAACCGTTACCGCCATTGAAAAAGATGGGCATTACTATACCCTTGAAGGGCTCGACGGCCTGGCCGACCAAATGGTTTTTCTTCGCAAGAAATTCAATAATTACAAATCGTTCGCCGGCAAAAAACTCGAAGAGATATTCGACAGAAAATTGCTCGATGGGGCCACTTTGCTTACCGTGAGCGAACTACGGTCTGGGTATCTTAAAAATGAACAGGGGCAATTTATGTTTGTACCTTTTGCCGCACCGATGCAGGTTTCGCCAATCATGGCTTTCACCGTACACGATTTTGATGGCGACGGACAAGACGAAATCCTTGCCGGGGGCAACTATTTTGGGGTTAAGCCCTATCAAGGCAGGTTCGACAGTTTTCCCGGTGCGTTGATAGAAAGTGAAAATGATGTAATTTTGGGCAGTCAAATCGGGCTTGATTTCACCCAAAAGTCCGTTCGGCACCTAACCATCTTAGAACGGGGCAATAAAAAATTTCTTCTTGTAACCTATAACAACGACAGAGCAGAAGTTTACGAATTCAACAACAAAAACAATGAAGATGAAAAGTAA
- a CDS encoding VCBS repeat-containing protein — protein MRAHLATTLLLAVLVLSCNPKEKEVAENKDQTLFELLKPEQTGIDFVNRVENQKDFNIFKYRNFYNGGGVAIGDINNDGLADIYLTGNMEPNRLYLNKGGLKFEDITEKAGVQGNKPWSTGVVMVDINADGLLDIYVSNAGNLEGNNHDNDLYINNGDLTFTEMAYEYNLAKTGFSTHASFFDYDKDGDLDAYILNNSNIPVSSLGYAEQREVRAQDWEGVPHIFRGVGDMLLRNDNGKFVDVSEDAGIYGSLIGFGLGVMVTDINNDLYPDIYVSNDFYERDYLYINNQDGTFSEEIKKWTSHLSLSAMGIDIGDINNDGHNDIFITDMLPEEEKRVKSVMEFEGYNVFDLKQKKDFYQQYIQNTLQLNNGNGSFSEVAYYSGVDATDWSWAGLLFDMDNDGLKDIFITNGINHDLTDLDFVDFFANEIIQKMALTGRKESIDSIIAKMPIRPQPNYAYKNNGDITFTNANAEWGFDLPTMSNGAAYGDLDNDGDLDLVINNVNTETFVYENKTNELLKDHNFIKLKFEGEGKNPFGVGAIAKFYFADNIVNQELIPSRGFQSSIEYIMTIGLGRHKMLDSIRIIWPDDRSQLFTNVKANQQLVVKQSEADETYTPNPKTDIKTLFKELDNPFLIAHKENSYSDFDYEGLIYKKVSQEGPAMAVGDVNGDGNDDVFIGGAKGAPGVLYMHQGSGQLRPSRQPILNSHSDFEDTAAAFFDADNDGDLDLMVGSGGNEVGREQTYRTRLYLNDGKGSLSVSEKTIPSTFKNVSVIAPFDFDADGDLDVFIGSKSVVGVYGLDPDHLLLENRGEGQFVDVTERVGYDLKDAGMVSDAIWADINNDQKADLITVSEWGTPKIYQGSGRRIMKMDTALDSLDGWWNTVEVADLDNDGDLDLILGNQGENLHYRPEEGKPMKMYINDFDNNGTIEQIVTQHENGGDYPIHQKKELTEQLVSLKKQNLKASDYAGRTIQELFPKELMQKSIVKRSTISSSVIAINEGNGNFTIKRLPYRTQLSCICDVSCTDVNNDGNLDLVMAGNDFEYKPQFSRLDAGYGHVLLGDGNANFEWQDYGKSGFFIRDEVKHLKTIKDSSGQHFLVAAINNDKPKIFAINE, from the coding sequence ATGAGAGCACATTTAGCAACAACCCTTTTATTGGCAGTATTGGTGCTGTCGTGCAACCCTAAAGAAAAAGAGGTTGCCGAAAACAAAGACCAGACCCTTTTTGAACTTCTAAAACCCGAGCAGACAGGCATTGACTTTGTAAACAGGGTCGAGAACCAAAAAGACTTCAATATTTTCAAATACCGTAATTTTTACAATGGTGGTGGTGTGGCCATCGGCGACATCAACAACGATGGCCTGGCCGATATCTACCTCACAGGAAATATGGAACCCAATAGGCTGTACCTGAACAAGGGCGGACTGAAATTTGAGGACATCACCGAAAAAGCTGGTGTTCAGGGCAACAAGCCATGGTCTACCGGTGTGGTCATGGTCGACATCAATGCAGACGGCCTGTTGGATATCTACGTAAGCAACGCGGGCAACCTCGAGGGAAACAACCATGACAATGACCTCTATATAAACAATGGGGACCTTACATTTACTGAAATGGCGTACGAATATAACCTGGCAAAAACAGGTTTTTCGACCCATGCCTCCTTCTTTGACTATGACAAAGACGGCGATTTGGATGCCTATATTTTAAATAACAGCAATATTCCGGTGAGTAGTCTGGGGTATGCCGAGCAGCGAGAGGTACGTGCCCAAGATTGGGAAGGGGTTCCGCACATCTTTCGTGGTGTGGGCGATATGTTGCTTCGCAACGATAATGGCAAATTTGTCGATGTCAGCGAAGATGCCGGTATTTATGGCAGTTTGATCGGCTTTGGTCTCGGTGTTATGGTGACCGATATCAACAACGACCTTTACCCAGATATTTATGTGTCGAACGATTTTTACGAGCGTGACTATCTCTACATAAACAACCAAGACGGCACCTTTAGTGAAGAAATCAAAAAGTGGACATCGCACCTAAGCCTTTCTGCGATGGGAATCGATATTGGCGATATCAACAACGACGGGCACAATGATATCTTCATCACCGATATGCTTCCCGAAGAGGAGAAAAGGGTCAAATCGGTTATGGAATTTGAAGGATACAATGTCTTCGACCTCAAGCAAAAGAAAGATTTCTACCAGCAGTATATCCAAAATACGTTGCAACTCAACAACGGTAACGGCTCTTTCTCAGAGGTGGCCTACTATAGCGGGGTAGATGCCACCGACTGGAGCTGGGCCGGCCTGCTCTTTGATATGGACAACGATGGCCTAAAGGATATTTTTATAACAAACGGCATCAACCATGATCTGACAGACCTTGATTTTGTCGATTTCTTTGCCAACGAGATCATCCAAAAAATGGCCCTCACCGGCCGTAAGGAATCCATTGATTCAATCATTGCCAAGATGCCCATTAGGCCACAGCCCAACTATGCCTATAAGAACAATGGCGACATAACCTTTACAAATGCCAATGCTGAGTGGGGTTTTGACCTGCCCACCATGTCAAACGGAGCCGCCTATGGCGACTTGGACAATGACGGTGACCTTGACCTGGTCATCAACAATGTGAATACCGAGACCTTTGTTTATGAGAACAAGACCAACGAATTATTGAAAGACCATAATTTCATCAAACTAAAGTTTGAAGGCGAGGGCAAAAATCCCTTTGGTGTTGGCGCCATAGCAAAATTTTACTTTGCCGATAACATTGTCAACCAAGAACTGATACCCTCAAGAGGGTTTCAATCTTCCATAGAATATATCATGACCATTGGCTTGGGCCGGCACAAGATGCTTGACTCCATAAGGATTATATGGCCCGATGACCGTTCACAACTGTTTACAAATGTAAAGGCCAACCAACAATTGGTGGTCAAACAGTCAGAGGCGGATGAGACCTATACACCCAACCCCAAGACCGATATAAAAACACTTTTCAAAGAACTGGACAATCCATTTTTGATTGCCCACAAAGAGAACAGCTATAGTGATTTTGACTACGAGGGCCTGATATACAAAAAAGTATCACAAGAAGGGCCCGCAATGGCCGTGGGCGATGTAAACGGCGATGGCAATGACGATGTGTTCATAGGTGGTGCCAAGGGAGCCCCCGGAGTACTTTATATGCACCAAGGCAGTGGCCAATTACGTCCTTCTCGGCAGCCTATATTGAACTCCCACAGCGATTTTGAGGACACCGCAGCGGCCTTCTTCGATGCCGACAATGACGGTGACTTGGATCTTATGGTAGGTTCGGGTGGCAATGAAGTGGGCAGAGAACAGACCTATAGAACCAGATTGTACCTCAACGATGGCAAAGGCAGCCTTTCCGTGTCAGAAAAGACCATACCCTCGACCTTCAAAAATGTTTCGGTCATCGCACCCTTCGACTTTGATGCCGATGGTGACCTAGATGTCTTCATAGGGTCAAAGAGCGTAGTCGGCGTCTATGGGCTGGATCCTGACCATTTATTGCTTGAAAACCGTGGCGAAGGCCAGTTTGTCGATGTGACAGAGCGCGTGGGATATGACCTAAAAGATGCCGGCATGGTATCAGATGCCATTTGGGCCGACATCAATAACGATCAAAAAGCCGACTTGATAACGGTCTCTGAATGGGGCACCCCAAAAATCTATCAGGGTTCGGGCAGACGGATCATGAAAATGGACACCGCCCTCGATAGCCTCGATGGATGGTGGAACACTGTTGAAGTGGCTGACTTAGACAATGACGGCGACCTCGACCTAATCTTGGGCAACCAAGGTGAGAATCTACATTACCGACCTGAAGAGGGCAAACCCATGAAAATGTATATCAATGATTTTGATAACAATGGTACCATCGAACAAATCGTTACGCAGCACGAAAACGGTGGCGACTACCCGATTCACCAAAAGAAAGAGCTTACCGAACAGCTGGTTTCATTGAAGAAACAGAATCTCAAGGCCTCCGATTATGCCGGTAGAACCATTCAAGAACTGTTTCCGAAAGAACTAATGCAGAAATCCATCGTAAAGCGGAGCACCATATCGTCTTCGGTGATCGCCATCAATGAAGGTAATGGAAACTTTACCATAAAACGACTGCCCTACCGAACACAATTGTCATGCATCTGCGATGTCAGCTGCACCGATGTCAACAACGACGGAAATCTTGACTTGGTGATGGCTGGCAACGATTTTGAATACAAGCCCCAGTTTTCACGCCTTGATGCCGGTTATGGCCATGTGCTCTTAGGGGACGGAAACGCGAATTTTGAGTGGCAAGATTACGGCAAAAGCGGTTTCTTCATCAGAGACGAGGTAAAGCACCTGAAGACGATAAAAGACTCGTCTGGGCAACATTTTTTGGTGGCGGCCATCAACAATGACAAACCTAAGATTTTTGCAATAAATGAATAG
- a CDS encoding vanadium-dependent haloperoxidase codes for MKMKSNVILLFGIFILMASCEKNEPITISPEDYHASVDKVTEVMVHDIFSPPVASRIYAYPNIAAYEILALKDNRYNSLAGQVSELTPIPQPPGPVNINTELAALVAHIDVSRRLIFSEDKIKAFRDSLYDIWQNQNPKVFEASRDYGLQVAEHIAAWMDGDNYKQTRTMPKFTVDSEDPSRWQPTPPAYMNGIEPHWNKIRPFVIDSASQFRPTPPPPFSMEEGSDFYKEVKEVYDISKEITAKGDESEEVAIAQFWDCNPYVSVTRGHLMFATKKITPGAHWIGITKIASRKTNADFAETVHAYTKTSIAIADAFISCWDEKYRSNLIRPETLINVHIDDSWEPVLQTPPFPEYTSGHSVVSGAAATALTEIFGDNFAFDDDTEVAYGLPVRSFNSFKEAADEAAISRMYGGIHYRAAVEVGVKQGRDLGKFVVNNLKMKNEKQVTSN; via the coding sequence ATGAAGATGAAAAGTAACGTAATCTTACTATTCGGAATATTTATTCTGATGGCCTCATGTGAAAAAAATGAGCCTATCACAATTTCACCTGAAGATTACCATGCATCGGTCGATAAGGTTACCGAGGTAATGGTACATGATATCTTCTCTCCACCTGTGGCCAGTAGAATCTACGCTTACCCAAACATTGCCGCCTACGAGATTTTAGCTTTGAAAGATAATCGGTACAACTCGTTGGCAGGGCAGGTCAGCGAGCTTACCCCTATTCCCCAACCCCCTGGTCCAGTGAACATCAATACGGAACTGGCAGCTCTTGTCGCCCATATCGACGTGAGCCGTAGATTGATTTTTTCCGAGGATAAGATAAAGGCCTTCCGTGACAGCCTTTATGATATTTGGCAGAATCAAAATCCGAAAGTATTTGAAGCTTCGCGTGACTATGGCCTTCAAGTGGCCGAGCACATAGCGGCTTGGATGGATGGGGACAACTACAAACAGACCCGTACCATGCCAAAGTTCACCGTTGATTCAGAAGACCCATCGAGATGGCAGCCCACACCACCGGCCTACATGAACGGTATTGAGCCCCATTGGAACAAAATCAGGCCTTTCGTCATCGATTCGGCTTCGCAGTTTCGACCAACGCCTCCGCCACCTTTTTCAATGGAGGAAGGTTCTGACTTCTACAAAGAGGTCAAAGAGGTGTACGATATCAGCAAAGAGATCACCGCAAAGGGCGATGAATCGGAAGAAGTGGCCATCGCGCAGTTTTGGGACTGCAACCCCTATGTTTCGGTAACGCGCGGACACCTTATGTTCGCTACCAAAAAGATAACACCCGGTGCCCATTGGATCGGCATTACCAAAATTGCCAGTAGAAAAACAAATGCAGATTTTGCAGAAACTGTGCACGCCTACACGAAAACCTCTATCGCCATAGCCGATGCCTTTATCAGTTGTTGGGACGAAAAATACCGCAGCAACCTCATTCGGCCCGAGACCCTTATCAACGTACACATAGATGATAGTTGGGAGCCCGTGCTACAGACCCCCCCCTTTCCGGAATACACCAGTGGCCACAGTGTTGTCTCGGGTGCGGCCGCTACGGCCCTGACCGAAATATTTGGCGATAATTTTGCCTTTGATGACGATACAGAAGTAGCCTACGGGTTACCCGTAAGATCCTTCAATTCGTTCAAAGAGGCCGCAGATGAAGCCGCTATCAGCAGAATGTATGGTGGCATACACTACAGGGCTGCCGTAGAGGTAGGGGTCAAGCAAGGTAGAGACCTCGGTAAATTTGTTGTGAACAACCTTAAAATGAAAAACGAGAAACAGGTTACCTCAAACTAA